The Pontibacillus halophilus JSM 076056 = DSM 19796 genome includes a region encoding these proteins:
- the flgK gene encoding flagellar hook-associated protein FlgK: protein MSSTFHGLEVAKRGVYAQQSALYTVSHNISNANTPGYSRQRVNMETMNPYPPASMNKPEIPGQIGQGVKAGSVERVRDSFLDVQYRGQNSQVGYYEELSSSMDKMERIMNEPSEEGLSKTMDQFWQSLQDLAVNPEDTGARSVVRQRGLALADTFNYLSDSLKSVQSDIKNEINVSTQEINSYLSQINSLNQKIADVEPHGMLPNDLYDQRDLLVDELTKLVNVDVSYSSNGGRSLDQAEGALTLKLADDSGNTLQSGGKDVVLLDGASNEYAQLNVSVTDDTATGNAIKHSYVGQDGIAVSNLGKSGTHTFATPQATLSGDEFTSPGKLRGSIDSMGYMSSAAGGSTVNGVYTDMLQDLDKLANELVTEFNAVHSAGKKLDGTDGGDFFSLTTAGEAGAAGNIEVHADIKTDTANIAASINGNAGDGSNANALADVNSTTIGNLNGSVKTFYESMIGTMAVQSQEAQRMQSNSETLRMSADEQRQSVSAVSLDEEMTNMIKYQHAYNAAARNLTTIDEMLDKIINGMGRVGR from the coding sequence ATGAGTTCAACCTTTCATGGGCTAGAAGTAGCGAAGCGGGGCGTTTATGCACAGCAGTCTGCTTTATATACGGTTAGTCATAATATATCGAATGCGAATACACCTGGATATAGCCGACAGCGCGTCAACATGGAAACAATGAATCCGTATCCACCAGCTTCTATGAACAAGCCTGAGATTCCGGGACAAATCGGACAGGGTGTGAAAGCGGGGTCTGTAGAACGAGTTCGCGATTCATTCCTAGATGTGCAATACCGCGGGCAGAATAGTCAAGTTGGTTATTATGAGGAATTAAGCAGCTCTATGGATAAAATGGAACGCATTATGAACGAACCATCGGAAGAAGGGTTGTCGAAGACGATGGATCAGTTCTGGCAGTCGCTTCAAGATTTAGCTGTAAACCCTGAAGATACTGGGGCGCGTTCCGTTGTACGACAGCGTGGGTTAGCCTTGGCTGATACGTTCAATTATTTATCTGATTCTCTTAAGTCCGTACAATCAGATATCAAGAATGAAATTAACGTTTCGACGCAAGAAATCAATTCATACCTTTCCCAAATTAATAGTTTGAACCAGAAGATTGCAGACGTTGAGCCCCATGGAATGCTGCCTAACGATCTGTATGACCAGCGCGACTTGTTAGTGGACGAGCTGACGAAGCTTGTGAACGTTGATGTAAGCTATTCCTCAAACGGTGGACGCTCATTGGACCAGGCAGAAGGCGCACTGACACTGAAGCTTGCGGATGACTCTGGTAATACCCTTCAGAGTGGTGGAAAGGATGTCGTACTTTTAGACGGTGCGTCAAATGAATATGCACAACTGAACGTGAGTGTAACAGATGATACCGCTACTGGAAATGCGATTAAGCATTCGTATGTCGGTCAAGATGGGATTGCCGTTTCAAATCTAGGTAAAAGCGGGACCCATACCTTTGCCACACCACAGGCAACGTTATCAGGTGACGAATTCACATCACCAGGGAAACTGAGAGGCTCGATTGATTCAATGGGTTATATGAGTAGTGCCGCTGGTGGTTCTACAGTAAATGGTGTGTATACGGACATGCTTCAAGATTTGGACAAGCTTGCAAATGAACTCGTCACAGAATTCAATGCAGTTCATTCAGCTGGGAAGAAGCTAGATGGCACAGACGGTGGCGATTTCTTCTCCCTGACGACAGCTGGCGAAGCTGGGGCTGCTGGGAATATTGAAGTGCATGCCGATATTAAGACGGACACGGCTAACATTGCTGCTTCAATTAACGGAAATGCTGGCGATGGCTCGAATGCTAACGCTCTCGCTGATGTAAATAGTACAACGATTGGCAATCTGAACGGAAGCGTCAAAACGTTCTATGAGTCTATGATTGGTACGATGGCCGTACAAAGCCAAGAAGCACAGCGCATGCAATCCAATTCTGAAACGCTGCGCATGTCTGCCGATGAACAGCGTCAATCTGTTTCAGCTGTCTCCCTTGATGAAGAAATGACGAACATGATTAAGTACCAGCACGCTTATAATGCCGCCGCTCGTAACCTGACAACGATTGATGAGATGCTTGATAAAATAATTAACGGCATGGGCCGAGTAGGAAGGTAG
- a CDS encoding DUF6470 family protein: MSGPQIQLQTKPALISLKTTNVKQSISQPKADQSIQQPMAKHSIRQVPPKLSIDQTVAWQNLGFKSSAVRSRESAAYSNQKWNEHLGSIAQDGDEMMRIEDGGNPIVSQAQQAGIWTVEVKPGNAPAHEQVKIQYQPGHAEIQNEAQKPVIKNVARKAELGFERGGVAVSTKQYADVTIDFKDLTFKGYQFETTI; this comes from the coding sequence GTGAGTGGTCCACAAATTCAATTGCAAACGAAACCAGCTCTCATCTCTTTAAAGACTACGAACGTGAAACAAAGCATCTCACAACCGAAAGCCGATCAGAGCATCCAGCAGCCGATGGCGAAGCACTCCATCCGTCAAGTTCCTCCCAAATTATCCATCGATCAAACCGTTGCATGGCAGAATCTTGGATTTAAAAGTAGCGCTGTTCGATCTCGAGAAAGTGCAGCCTATAGCAATCAAAAATGGAATGAACATCTAGGATCGATTGCGCAAGACGGAGATGAAATGATGCGCATTGAGGACGGGGGTAATCCGATTGTATCTCAAGCCCAACAAGCAGGAATTTGGACGGTAGAGGTGAAACCAGGTAACGCTCCAGCTCATGAGCAGGTGAAGATTCAATACCAGCCAGGACATGCAGAAATTCAAAATGAGGCGCAAAAACCCGTAATCAAAAACGTAGCAAGAAAAGCGGAGCTTGGTTTTGAACGTGGTGGAGTAGCTGTGTCGACAAAGCAATATGCAGATGTAACCATTGATTTTAAGGATTTAACATTTAAAGGGTACCAATTTGAAACAACTATTTAA
- a CDS encoding flagellar hook-associated protein 2: MADMRIGGLASGMDIDGIVGDLMKAERIPLDKMEQEKTKLEWQRDAYRDVNKNILELEKMTLDLKLQKTYETKQVSSSDEAAVQATATASAGNGSYNVKVDQLATAAIKVGEQLSTKGLDPSTSLTAQNPALTGSKFTLTTYGEKGGGTPKEFTIEDGDTLDDVMKKVNDSNIGVRAFYDKTADRVVMERTETGDFNKGGEEIEFGGNLDFFNTVGLANAGTSVAETGGQNAKFTYNNALQVETESNSYTMNGVTFNFNRVTTDNVRVNISNDVDASMDKITKFVEKYNELVESLNEQTKEKPNRDYAPLTEKQKESMEEKEIELWTEQAKKGLLYNEGVLENGMSKLRTNWYEPVDNDGAYSQLAQIGISTTANYLDGGKLEIDEDKLRGALQDNPDSVYKLFSGKDASGNSVGIAQRLDDTLTGMKKSIEEKAGKSTSLTNNYTIGRNLEDVKQEMEAFEDRLNQIEDRYWAQFTEMEKAIQQMNSQSNYLAQQL, translated from the coding sequence ATGGCAGATATGCGTATAGGCGGATTGGCAAGTGGCATGGACATTGACGGCATTGTCGGTGACCTCATGAAAGCAGAACGAATTCCATTAGATAAGATGGAGCAAGAGAAGACGAAGCTCGAGTGGCAACGAGATGCGTATCGTGATGTGAACAAGAATATCTTAGAACTTGAGAAGATGACACTTGATTTGAAATTGCAGAAGACCTATGAGACGAAGCAAGTTTCCTCGTCTGATGAAGCAGCTGTTCAAGCAACAGCAACGGCATCAGCTGGTAACGGAAGCTACAATGTGAAGGTGGACCAGCTAGCAACTGCAGCCATTAAAGTAGGAGAGCAATTATCTACGAAAGGACTTGACCCTTCAACGTCACTTACAGCACAGAATCCTGCGCTTACTGGGTCTAAGTTCACGTTGACGACCTATGGAGAAAAAGGCGGTGGCACTCCGAAGGAATTTACCATTGAAGATGGGGACACGTTGGATGATGTGATGAAGAAGGTAAACGATTCTAATATTGGTGTGCGTGCCTTTTATGATAAGACGGCAGACAGAGTCGTGATGGAGCGTACAGAAACAGGCGATTTCAACAAGGGTGGCGAAGAAATTGAGTTTGGCGGCAATCTTGATTTCTTTAACACGGTAGGATTGGCTAACGCTGGCACTAGTGTAGCGGAAACTGGTGGCCAAAATGCGAAATTCACGTACAACAATGCGCTTCAAGTTGAAACAGAAAGCAACAGCTATACGATGAATGGGGTTACCTTCAACTTTAACCGTGTCACGACAGATAATGTACGTGTGAACATCTCGAATGACGTAGATGCTTCGATGGACAAGATTACTAAGTTCGTTGAGAAGTATAATGAACTCGTCGAATCTCTAAATGAACAAACGAAGGAAAAACCGAACCGTGACTATGCTCCGTTAACGGAGAAGCAGAAAGAATCTATGGAAGAGAAAGAGATTGAGTTATGGACAGAACAGGCAAAGAAAGGCCTGCTCTATAATGAAGGCGTTCTAGAGAACGGCATGTCTAAACTTCGGACAAACTGGTATGAGCCTGTCGACAACGATGGGGCCTACAGCCAGCTTGCTCAAATTGGGATTTCAACTACCGCCAACTACTTAGATGGTGGTAAACTTGAAATCGACGAAGACAAGCTTCGTGGAGCTCTTCAAGATAACCCGGATTCAGTCTATAAGCTGTTTAGCGGGAAAGATGCATCAGGCAACAGTGTAGGGATCGCGCAAAGGCTCGATGATACGTTGACCGGCATGAAGAAGTCCATAGAAGAGAAAGCCGGGAAGTCGACGAGTTTAACGAACAATTATACGATTGGTCGAAATCTCGAAGACGTTAAACAAGAGATGGAAGCCTTCGAGGACCGATTGAATCAAATTGAGGATCGATACTGGGCTCAATTCACAGAAATGGAGAAAGCCATTCAACAAATGAACTCTCAGTCCAATTATTTAGCCCAACAGCTGTAA
- the fliS gene encoding flagellar export chaperone FliS yields MSIQAYQSNSVQTASPGELTLMLYNGCLKFIKLARKAIESNQFEAKNTNIQKARNIVQELMVTMNQDYEISKEIMPLYDYMNRRLMEANINNDVNILDEVEGLATEFRDTWKEVVKQTRMEKFGQGGQA; encoded by the coding sequence ATGTCTATTCAAGCCTATCAGAGTAACTCAGTTCAAACAGCGTCACCTGGCGAATTGACGTTAATGTTGTATAACGGATGCTTGAAGTTTATTAAACTGGCTCGTAAAGCCATAGAATCCAATCAATTCGAAGCAAAGAACACGAATATCCAAAAAGCTCGTAACATCGTTCAAGAGCTCATGGTGACAATGAACCAGGATTATGAGATTTCTAAGGAAATTATGCCGCTCTACGATTACATGAATCGACGCTTGATGGAAGCAAATATCAACAACGATGTGAACATCTTGGATGAGGTAGAAGGTTTGGCGACGGAATTTAGAGATACATGGAAGGAAGTTGTGAAACAAACTAGAATGGAGAAATTTGGTCAAGGCGGACAAGCCTAA
- a CDS encoding STAS domain-containing protein, with product MNNAQTKLYHYLVEQSPRITDDWLNAREINGQSVFSRDAGVEMDRQLREENRRLVTSITKAFIEDEDSLHKEWEAWIELVSDRRLAQDMPLHEAVQQFRVVREVYYNYIKEFSKTHDEVTVEDILHWNDLVNSTFDWVITQFLKRYNDKTEKEQQRKQTLINELSSPVIPITEDAAILPLMGDLDTERTAYIHKNTLEHCNEYEYDTIYIDLSGVHNIDTLVAHRIFQLIDSLKLLGVTTILCGLKPRIAQVAVNLGLDFTNIQMKSKLSHALQERMGDLNTSHN from the coding sequence TTGAATAATGCTCAAACAAAGCTTTACCACTATTTAGTTGAACAGAGCCCACGAATTACCGATGATTGGCTGAATGCTCGTGAGATAAATGGTCAATCCGTCTTCTCGAGAGATGCGGGAGTTGAAATGGATCGCCAATTACGTGAAGAGAACCGTCGACTTGTGACCTCCATCACGAAAGCCTTCATTGAAGATGAGGACTCCCTCCATAAAGAGTGGGAAGCCTGGATTGAACTTGTATCCGACAGAAGACTCGCTCAAGATATGCCGCTTCACGAAGCTGTACAGCAGTTCCGAGTGGTTCGAGAAGTCTACTACAACTATATTAAAGAATTCTCCAAGACACACGATGAAGTGACGGTCGAGGATATTCTTCACTGGAATGATCTTGTGAATTCTACATTCGACTGGGTCATCACACAATTTCTTAAGCGTTATAATGATAAGACAGAGAAAGAACAACAGCGAAAGCAAACGCTCATTAACGAGCTCAGCTCCCCAGTTATCCCGATTACGGAAGACGCAGCCATCCTTCCATTAATGGGAGACTTAGATACAGAGCGAACTGCTTATATTCATAAGAATACGCTCGAGCATTGCAACGAGTACGAATATGACACCATCTACATCGATTTATCTGGTGTACATAACATTGATACCCTCGTCGCACACCGAATCTTCCAATTGATTGATTCATTGAAGCTCCTCGGGGTTACGACCATCTTATGTGGACTCAAGCCTCGAATCGCTCAAGTAGCCGTAAATCTTGGATTAGACTTCACGAACATACAAATGAAGAGCAAGCTGTCCCACGCCTTACAGGAACGCATGGGAGATTTAAATACCTCACACAACTAA
- a CDS encoding NUDIX hydrolase, which translates to MKGVYAMKPRAGIILIQDGKLALIRRNKRGRTYYVVPGGGIEEGETKEEAALREAKEELGVEVQIVKEVATLYKERTHYYFLVEMKGGVFGTGEGEEMVNPSPQKGTYTPIWMDVFRLPRLSDFRPSEILPIVMNES; encoded by the coding sequence ATGAAAGGAGTTTATGCGATGAAGCCGCGTGCTGGAATCATCTTAATTCAAGATGGAAAGTTAGCCTTAATTCGCCGGAATAAGCGTGGTCGTACGTACTACGTTGTACCTGGTGGTGGCATTGAAGAGGGAGAAACGAAAGAGGAAGCGGCACTTCGAGAAGCGAAGGAAGAGCTCGGTGTCGAGGTGCAGATTGTGAAAGAAGTAGCTACACTCTATAAAGAACGAACCCATTATTATTTCCTAGTGGAGATGAAGGGTGGGGTGTTCGGTACAGGTGAAGGGGAAGAGATGGTGAACCCTAGTCCTCAGAAAGGGACGTATACTCCTATTTGGATGGATGTCTTCCGTTTGCCAAGACTGAGTGATTTCCGCCCCTCTGAAATATTGCCAATTGTCATGAATGAATCTTAA
- a CDS encoding flagellin translates to MRINHNIAALNTHNQLNQANNANSKSMEKLSSGLRINRAGDDAAGLAISEKMRGQIRGLEQAERNAQDGISMIQTAEGAMNESHSILQRMRELAVQSSNDTNTTEDRAELQKEVDQLSQELSRIGDNTEFNTQNLLDGSFSGKFQIGANEGQNLELAIGDMRGQALGMAGDAKVAVTSSVVDGSDTNTDIAQGTYTVQENKSGDFDMVDQNGSVVATSTDSGATFSASTGDDTIDFATAGKAKVTSGTVTVDGSGNVSATGSVQNQGLEAGNYTYDNASSSLMDSNGKVVATDTATAGTFVDASGGAVATFANPLANGDAVKVGGIDISSQASADKAVTQINDAIETVSSERSKLGANQNRLEHTINNLSTSSENLTAAESRIRDVDMAEEIMNQTKQSILAQASQSMLAKANQNPQNVLQLLR, encoded by the coding sequence ATGCGTATAAATCATAATATTGCTGCGTTAAACACGCACAACCAATTAAACCAAGCGAACAATGCGAACTCTAAATCTATGGAGAAACTATCTTCAGGTCTACGTATCAACCGTGCTGGAGACGATGCTGCAGGTCTAGCAATCTCTGAGAAAATGCGTGGTCAAATCCGTGGTCTTGAGCAAGCAGAGCGAAATGCGCAAGACGGGATCTCTATGATTCAGACAGCTGAAGGTGCAATGAATGAGTCTCACTCAATCCTACAGCGTATGCGTGAGTTAGCGGTTCAATCTTCCAACGACACGAATACAACTGAAGATCGTGCAGAGCTACAGAAAGAGGTTGACCAGTTATCTCAAGAACTTAGCCGTATTGGTGATAACACAGAATTTAATACTCAGAACCTATTAGATGGCTCTTTCAGTGGTAAATTCCAAATTGGTGCAAACGAAGGTCAAAACCTTGAGCTTGCAATTGGAGATATGCGTGGTCAGGCGTTGGGCATGGCTGGAGACGCAAAAGTAGCTGTTACCTCCAGTGTAGTAGATGGGTCCGATACTAATACAGATATTGCACAAGGAACTTACACTGTACAAGAAAATAAATCTGGTGATTTTGATATGGTTGACCAAAACGGAAGTGTAGTAGCCACGAGTACTGATAGTGGAGCAACATTCTCTGCCTCTACTGGAGACGATACAATTGATTTTGCTACTGCTGGTAAAGCAAAAGTTACGAGTGGTACTGTGACTGTTGATGGGTCTGGAAATGTTAGCGCTACGGGTTCTGTACAAAACCAGGGTCTTGAGGCTGGTAACTACACATACGACAATGCATCTAGCTCACTTATGGATTCAAATGGTAAAGTAGTAGCAACTGATACTGCAACTGCAGGTACTTTTGTTGATGCTAGTGGCGGAGCGGTAGCTACTTTTGCTAACCCACTTGCCAATGGAGATGCTGTTAAAGTAGGTGGCATCGACATCTCTAGTCAAGCTTCAGCAGATAAAGCTGTAACTCAGATCAACGATGCAATCGAAACTGTATCCTCTGAGCGTTCTAAGCTTGGTGCAAATCAAAACCGCCTAGAGCATACAATCAATAACCTTTCTACATCTTCTGAGAACCTAACTGCTGCAGAATCGCGTATCCGTGACGTTGACATGGCAGAAGAAATCATGAACCAAACCAAACAGTCTATTCTTGCTCAAGCATCTCAATCAATGCTTGCGAAAGCGAATCAAAACCCTCAAAACGTACTTCAACTTCTACGTTAA
- a CDS encoding flagellar protein FliT, producing MTVLKQLHDLTSQLYTHVQEVPKVAERDDYIERLTDLLNERSTLLEKVEKPVTEEEKQYARNIQDMDKEIQSKNQLVLQLIKKDLLALKKQKSQKQSYTNPYQHLSNYDGMYLDKKK from the coding sequence ATGACTGTATTAAAGCAACTCCACGACCTTACTTCACAGTTGTACACCCATGTTCAAGAAGTGCCAAAGGTTGCTGAACGCGACGATTACATTGAACGACTAACTGATCTGCTCAATGAGCGTTCAACACTTCTTGAGAAAGTGGAAAAACCCGTTACAGAGGAAGAGAAGCAATACGCTAGGAATATTCAGGACATGGATAAAGAAATTCAATCCAAGAATCAATTGGTGCTGCAGTTGATAAAGAAAGATTTGCTAGCTTTAAAAAAACAAAAATCGCAAAAGCAGAGTTACACAAATCCTTATCAACATCTCTCTAATTATGACGGCATGTACTTAGACAAAAAGAAGTAG
- a CDS encoding flagellin, whose amino-acid sequence MRINHNIAALNTHNQLNQANNANSKSMEKLSSGLRINRAGDDAAGLAISEKMRGQIRGLEQAERNAQDGISMIQTAEGAMNETHSILQRMRELAVQSSNDTNTTEDRAELQKEVDQLASEITRIGDNTEFNTKNLLDGSFTGKFQIGANEGQNLELSVNDMRSDALQVGKAYTSDNAAGTLVGQDGSTVIATWKSSTDATSNIAGYYTGDGSTSTAAELELEASAALADGNKGALGIDISSQASADKAVTTINTAIETVSAERSKLGANQNRLEHTINNLSTSSENLTAAESRIRDVDMAAEIMNQTKQSILSQASQSMLAKANQNPQNVLQLLR is encoded by the coding sequence ATGCGTATTAATCATAATATTGCTGCGTTAAACACGCACAATCAACTAAACCAAGCGAACAATGCAAACTCTAAATCTATGGAGAAACTATCTTCTGGTTTACGTATCAACCGTGCAGGAGACGATGCTGCAGGTCTAGCAATCTCTGAGAAAATGCGTGGTCAAATTCGTGGTCTTGAGCAAGCAGAGCGTAACGCACAAGATGGAATCTCTATGATTCAAACAGCTGAAGGTGCAATGAACGAAACACACTCTATCCTACAGCGTATGCGTGAACTAGCGGTTCAGTCTTCCAACGACACGAACACGACTGAAGACCGTGCAGAGCTACAAAAAGAGGTTGACCAGCTAGCATCTGAAATCACTCGTATCGGTGATAACACAGAATTTAACACGAAGAACCTTCTAGATGGTAGTTTCACTGGTAAGTTCCAGATTGGTGCAAACGAGGGCCAAAACCTTGAACTATCTGTAAATGACATGCGTTCTGATGCTCTTCAAGTTGGTAAAGCTTACACATCTGACAACGCTGCTGGAACATTGGTTGGACAGGATGGTTCCACAGTTATTGCTACTTGGAAAAGTTCTACAGATGCAACATCTAACATTGCTGGATACTACACTGGTGACGGCTCTACTAGTACTGCAGCAGAGTTAGAGCTTGAAGCCTCAGCTGCATTAGCCGACGGCAATAAAGGTGCTTTAGGAATTGATATTTCTTCACAAGCAAGCGCAGATAAAGCTGTAACAACAATTAACACTGCAATCGAAACAGTATCTGCAGAGCGTTCTAAACTTGGTGCAAACCAAAACCGTCTAGAGCACACAATCAATAACCTTTCAACATCTTCTGAGAACCTAACTGCAGCGGAATCTCGAATCCGTGACGTTGACATGGCTGCTGAAATCATGAACCAAACTAAGCAATCTATCCTTTCTCAGGCTTCTCAGTCTATGCTTGCAAAAGCGAACCAAAACCCTCAAAACGTTCTTCAACTTCTACGTTAA
- a CDS encoding sigma-70 family RNA polymerase sigma factor gives MRRTMIDEMKFDDVVDQHKGMIYHILHRLHIKDTEGDYYQEALIALWQAWNTHDAAKSKLSTHIYYTVHKHLLTLIRTQNRKSSHQKAYIEETKQTLNENEESTLFDPYLQQEIESILTEKQYAWFKGVIMNGQPLQAIAAKENTTLEAVKNWGKAAKKKLRSNREVKGYFSQ, from the coding sequence ATGAGGCGAACGATGATCGATGAAATGAAGTTTGATGACGTAGTAGACCAACACAAAGGGATGATTTACCACATTCTTCACAGACTACACATTAAGGACACCGAAGGAGACTATTATCAGGAAGCACTCATCGCCCTATGGCAAGCCTGGAATACACACGATGCAGCGAAATCGAAGCTATCCACCCATATCTACTACACCGTACACAAGCACTTACTTACGCTTATCCGGACACAGAATCGGAAATCTTCTCATCAGAAAGCCTACATTGAAGAGACAAAGCAAACCTTGAATGAAAATGAGGAATCTACCTTATTCGATCCTTATTTGCAGCAAGAAATAGAATCCATCTTAACGGAGAAACAGTACGCATGGTTTAAGGGGGTAATTATGAACGGGCAGCCCCTCCAAGCCATTGCAGCGAAGGAGAACACCACACTTGAGGCCGTAAAGAACTGGGGGAAAGCTGCTAAGAAGAAACTAAGAAGCAATAGAGAAGTAAAAGGGTATTTCTCCCAATAA
- the fliW gene encoding flagellar assembly protein FliW — MQVHTRFFDEITIEQDAVITFPNGLPGFLEEKEFVLLPIDENGIYQALQSIHSKEVCLVTLNPYTIYGDYEFDLDQATIDVLNIEKPEEVQVLSVATLREPFSQSTINLQAPIIVNVINRKAKQVILNSPIYQTKHPLQPKEGDDHART, encoded by the coding sequence ATGCAAGTACATACACGATTCTTCGATGAAATAACGATTGAACAAGATGCGGTCATTACATTCCCGAATGGCCTACCGGGTTTCTTGGAGGAGAAGGAATTTGTCCTGTTACCGATTGATGAGAACGGGATATACCAAGCACTTCAATCTATTCATAGTAAAGAAGTCTGTCTTGTGACGCTAAATCCGTACACCATATACGGAGACTATGAATTCGACCTCGATCAAGCAACGATTGATGTATTGAACATCGAAAAGCCGGAAGAGGTTCAAGTGCTATCAGTCGCTACATTAAGAGAGCCATTCTCACAATCTACGATTAACCTTCAAGCTCCGATTATAGTCAACGTAATAAATCGGAAAGCGAAACAAGTAATTCTCAATTCCCCTATCTACCAAACGAAGCATCCGCTTCAGCCGAAGGAGGGGGATGACCATGCTCGTACTTAA
- the flgL gene encoding flagellar hook-associated protein FlgL — translation MLSNNMLRNISNSYETMGKYQEQLSTGKKLTKPSDDPVSAVKGMSYRAQLTEIEQYERNMNEVHTWTENTDAALDETTGALQRLRELAVQASNGTYEEGQLKNIGAEVSQLKDHLEDLANTEVNGKYLFNGSDTKNQPVDTGATPSKYPNNTDEVRIEVSKGIKVDVNVKGESIFSEKLFDDLDKFINNLNGTGTGNMEESIADLDGHINNTVNERADLGARMNRIEFIEQRLDTQKVAATDMLSENEDAELEEVITKLKTQESIHRAALSVGSRVIQPTLVDFLK, via the coding sequence ATGTTATCGAATAACATGCTTCGAAACATTAGCAACAGCTATGAGACGATGGGCAAGTATCAAGAGCAGCTTTCCACTGGGAAGAAGCTTACGAAACCATCTGATGACCCCGTCTCCGCAGTAAAAGGGATGAGTTACCGCGCACAACTGACCGAAATTGAGCAATACGAGCGAAATATGAACGAGGTGCATACGTGGACGGAGAATACGGATGCTGCTTTGGATGAAACGACTGGTGCTTTACAGCGACTACGTGAGTTAGCCGTTCAGGCAAGTAATGGTACATATGAAGAAGGTCAATTAAAGAACATTGGGGCTGAAGTATCTCAGCTCAAGGACCATCTCGAAGATCTTGCCAATACTGAAGTGAACGGAAAGTACTTATTCAATGGTTCTGACACGAAGAACCAGCCAGTAGACACTGGTGCCACACCATCTAAGTACCCGAATAACACAGATGAGGTACGGATTGAAGTGTCTAAGGGGATTAAAGTTGATGTGAATGTGAAAGGGGAAAGCATCTTCTCAGAGAAGTTGTTTGACGACTTGGACAAGTTTATAAACAACTTAAATGGAACGGGTACAGGCAATATGGAAGAGTCGATTGCGGATCTTGATGGACATATTAACAACACAGTGAATGAGCGCGCAGACTTAGGTGCCCGTATGAATCGAATTGAGTTTATTGAACAGCGTTTGGACACTCAGAAAGTAGCAGCTACAGATATGCTTTCAGAGAATGAAGATGCTGAGCTTGAAGAGGTCATTACAAAGCTTAAGACACAAGAAAGTATCCACCGAGCTGCTTTAAGTGTGGGCTCAAGAGTCATTCAACCTACATTAGTCGACTTTTTGAAATAA
- the flaG gene encoding flagellar protein FlaG → MDVGDILSGTQLLQGKEHTGYMTTTARRGPSNDVHVKQSIGYEDKLTKDQANKLVQQLNTFLEPVNTHVQYRMHEKLNEFYISIVDSNTDEVLREVPPKKLLDVYAGMIEAMGLLIDEKR, encoded by the coding sequence ATGGATGTAGGGGACATCTTATCGGGAACTCAGCTTCTGCAGGGGAAAGAGCACACAGGTTATATGACAACAACTGCGAGACGTGGGCCATCTAATGATGTACACGTGAAGCAATCAATCGGATATGAAGACAAGTTAACAAAGGACCAGGCAAATAAACTGGTACAGCAGTTAAATACATTTTTAGAACCAGTAAATACCCATGTACAATATAGGATGCATGAGAAACTCAATGAGTTCTATATTTCCATAGTCGATTCCAACACGGATGAAGTGTTGCGAGAAGTACCTCCGAAGAAACTTCTTGATGTCTATGCGGGAATGATTGAAGCTATGGGTCTCTTAATAGATGAAAAAAGATAG
- the csrA gene encoding carbon storage regulator CsrA — MLVLNRKVNESIRIGDDIEVKVLAVDGDQVKIGIGAPNSIDVYRQEIYMRIQEENQEASASTINVIEALKNQKRD, encoded by the coding sequence ATGCTCGTACTTAATCGGAAAGTCAACGAATCTATCCGAATCGGTGACGACATCGAAGTAAAAGTGCTAGCCGTCGATGGCGACCAGGTCAAAATTGGCATCGGAGCCCCCAATAGCATAGATGTCTATCGGCAAGAAATCTACATGCGTATTCAAGAAGAGAACCAGGAAGCAAGCGCTTCTACTATAAATGTCATCGAAGCATTAAAAAATCAAAAAAGAGACTAA